A window of Kiritimatiellia bacterium contains these coding sequences:
- a CDS encoding homoserine O-acetyltransferase, whose amino-acid sequence MRRTRKYDPPDSPTSVGWTEARTVRLADARRPFHLEQGGVLRLVDVEYETYGELNSDRDNVVLVLHALSGDAHAAGWDRNARRTGRTWRLRRPGWWDGMIGPGKAIDTRRWHVICSNVLGSCYGTTGPASTDPETGRPYGLRFPTVTVGDWVRVQAMLLDHLGIERLHAVIGGSLGGQQALEWALRYPERVNNCLVLCASARLSAQGLAFNAVGRHAILTDPNFRNGDFYDGGPKPNTGLAVARMMAHITYLSERGMHLKFGRRRWGDPGQAVGFGIAFEVESYLSHQGRAFVERFDANSYLYITRAMDLYDAAEAWGRGDLVRACRRVRARTMLLSFSSDWLYPPRQSAELALAMCRAGKTVTYVEVPSDLGHDAFLVQVDEVGRLVRAFLESGGCA is encoded by the coding sequence ATGCGTCGAACGCGCAAATACGATCCGCCGGACAGTCCCACATCGGTGGGCTGGACGGAGGCCCGTACGGTTCGGCTGGCGGACGCACGGCGACCCTTCCACCTCGAGCAGGGCGGGGTGCTCAGGTTGGTGGACGTTGAGTACGAGACCTACGGGGAACTGAACTCCGACCGCGACAACGTGGTCTTGGTGCTACATGCGCTGTCCGGTGATGCGCATGCGGCCGGTTGGGACCGGAACGCGCGGCGGACAGGCCGCACCTGGCGGTTGCGGCGGCCGGGGTGGTGGGACGGCATGATCGGGCCGGGCAAGGCGATCGACACCCGGCGTTGGCATGTGATCTGCTCCAACGTGCTCGGGAGTTGCTATGGAACCACCGGACCCGCTTCGACGGACCCCGAGACCGGGCGGCCCTACGGGTTGCGGTTTCCGACGGTGACTGTTGGCGACTGGGTGCGAGTGCAGGCGATGCTGCTGGACCACCTCGGCATCGAACGGTTGCACGCCGTGATCGGGGGGTCGCTGGGCGGGCAGCAGGCGCTCGAGTGGGCGCTGCGCTATCCGGAGCGTGTGAACAACTGCCTGGTGCTATGCGCATCGGCGCGGCTGTCCGCGCAAGGGCTTGCGTTCAATGCAGTCGGCCGGCATGCGATTCTGACCGACCCGAACTTTCGAAACGGGGATTTCTACGATGGAGGCCCGAAGCCGAACACCGGTCTGGCGGTCGCCCGGATGATGGCGCACATCACCTATCTTTCCGAGCGGGGGATGCATCTGAAGTTTGGGCGGCGGCGCTGGGGCGATCCAGGCCAGGCGGTCGGGTTTGGGATCGCGTTCGAGGTGGAAAGTTATCTCTCGCACCAGGGACGCGCCTTCGTCGAGCGGTTCGACGCGAACAGCTACCTTTACATCACCCGCGCGATGGATCTGTACGATGCGGCGGAGGCCTGGGGCCGCGGTGATCTGGTCCGGGCGTGTCGGCGAGTCAGGGCTCGCACGATGTTGCTATCGTTTTCGTCGGACTGGCTCTACCCGCCGCGGCAAAGCGCGGAGCTGGCGCTGGCGATGTGCCGCGCCGGGAAAACGGTCACGTACGTCGAGGTGCCCTCGGATCTCGGGCACGACGCGTTTTTAGTGCAGGTGGACGAGGTCGGACGTCTCGTCCGGGCGTTTCTCGAGTCGGGTGGGTGCGCATGA
- the metW gene encoding methionine biosynthesis protein MetW, producing MTSGVERRGRRPVPAVRCRRCAEAERVLCWLDPALQAASGRGDLVDRYRRYVTRRVATSPGRWQDPIIVRTIPRGASVLDLGCGSGELLAALMRQRAVRAQGIELDAAEVMRCIERGVPVFQCDLDQGLAGFADRAFDFVVLEETLQTLHRPLTVLREMLRVGRQGIVSFPNFAWWRVRLSLMLEGRMPETERLPYRWYDTPNIHLFTLRDFLEWAAREGVEILSGYACANGTVRPMRDDDNLEAEEALLFLRKSRKRVGQR from the coding sequence ATGACCAGCGGTGTTGAGCGGCGCGGGCGGCGACCGGTGCCGGCGGTGCGTTGTCGCCGATGTGCAGAAGCGGAACGTGTGCTGTGCTGGCTGGACCCGGCGCTGCAGGCGGCGTCGGGGCGGGGTGATCTGGTGGACCGCTACCGCCGGTACGTGACGCGGCGGGTGGCAACGTCGCCGGGGCGTTGGCAGGACCCGATCATTGTGCGCACGATTCCGCGTGGTGCTTCCGTGCTCGATCTGGGATGCGGATCCGGCGAACTGCTGGCCGCGCTGATGCGGCAGCGGGCCGTGCGGGCGCAGGGCATCGAGCTGGACGCCGCGGAGGTGATGCGGTGCATCGAGCGCGGCGTGCCGGTCTTCCAGTGCGACCTGGACCAGGGGCTAGCCGGCTTTGCGGACCGCGCGTTCGATTTCGTCGTGCTGGAGGAGACGCTGCAGACGCTGCATCGCCCGCTGACCGTGCTGCGGGAGATGTTGCGGGTGGGTCGGCAGGGCATCGTTTCGTTTCCGAACTTCGCGTGGTGGCGGGTGCGGTTGTCGCTGATGCTCGAGGGGCGGATGCCGGAGACGGAGCGGCTGCCCTACCGCTGGTACGACACGCCAAACATTCACCTCTTCACGCTGCGCGACTTTCTCGAGTGGGCGGCGCGGGAGGGGGTGGAGATCCTCAGTGGCTACGCCTGTGCGAACGGCACCGTCCGGCCGATGCGCGACGACGACAACCTTGAAGCGGAGGAGGCGTTGCTGTTTCTTCGCAAGTCGCGAAAGAGGGTCGGCCAGCGCTGA
- the ilvN gene encoding acetolactate synthase small subunit, which translates to MSPTNPRMETHTISVYVANKPGVLARIAQVFARRGYNIDALVVSPVIDTHFSRMTITLNGHPDGLDQVIAQTNKLVDVIRCVEHSGEDSVVKEMALIKIAAGEGDRTAALQIAAHFGAKTVDLTPTSMILQATGDSSKLDAMISLLERFKIIELVRTGKVVMVRGDQVT; encoded by the coding sequence ATGAGCCCGACGAATCCCCGAATGGAAACTCACACGATCAGCGTCTACGTCGCGAACAAGCCCGGCGTGCTCGCGCGCATCGCGCAGGTGTTCGCCCGTCGCGGCTACAACATCGATGCGCTCGTCGTCTCGCCGGTGATTGATACGCACTTCTCCCGCATGACGATCACCCTCAACGGGCATCCCGACGGTCTGGACCAGGTGATCGCGCAGACGAACAAGCTCGTGGACGTGATCCGCTGCGTGGAGCACAGTGGCGAGGACTCGGTCGTGAAGGAAATGGCGCTGATCAAAATCGCGGCGGGGGAGGGCGACCGTACCGCCGCGCTCCAGATCGCCGCACACTTCGGCGCAAAGACGGTGGATCTGACACCGACCTCGATGATCCTGCAGGCGACGGGCGACTCCTCGAAACTCGACGCGATGATCTCGCTGCTGGAACGATTCAAAATCATCGAGCTGGTCCGCACCGGCAAGGTGGTGATGGTCCGCGGCGACCAGGTGACCTGA
- a CDS encoding SUF system NifU family Fe-S cluster assembly protein: MELDDLYQEVLLDHYRSPRRAGAVNDEELAAEEVNPSCGDHIRLAVRIEDGRIADVRHQSRGCAISMASASIMADFAAGRTPAEFRRAADTVIAMLRGERPWDPSAVPDLEALGGVHRFPMRVKCATMCWHAMKKALDARGV, encoded by the coding sequence GTGGAGCTTGACGATCTCTATCAGGAGGTGCTGCTCGACCACTACCGGTCGCCCCGACGCGCCGGCGCGGTCAACGACGAGGAACTTGCGGCGGAGGAAGTGAATCCTTCCTGCGGCGACCACATCCGCCTGGCCGTGCGAATTGAAGACGGCCGAATCGCGGACGTGCGCCATCAGAGCCGGGGCTGCGCAATTTCGATGGCCTCGGCTTCGATCATGGCCGACTTCGCGGCTGGGCGGACGCCGGCGGAATTCCGTCGCGCCGCCGACACGGTGATCGCAATGCTCCGCGGCGAGCGGCCGTGGGATCCGTCGGCAGTTCCGGATCTGGAGGCACTGGGCGGCGTGCACCGATTCCCGATGAGAGTCAAGTGCGCAACGATGTGCTGGCACGCAATGAAGAAGGCGCTGGACGCGCGCGGCGTCTAA
- a CDS encoding PQQ-binding-like beta-propeller repeat protein, whose translation MYRLHSWGAALLSICAVDAVGANDWPIHRGDAALRGVAAAPLSAPLRRVWSARVGAAPNSSPVVAGGRVYIGSLSNALVALDRRTGERLWTAPTEGAADAPPLAFGDIVAVGTDEGGLFAVRQADGRQLWRHRGQGRIAGSANAARVDGGWRVLVGSYDATLHCLDGSSGRSLWKFSAEGYLHATPALADADVWVGSCDGRLYILSLSNGAVRSVVEAGSYVAASPAVDGGLVVVATHAAELLGIDTASGEVRWRLTDTNATAFVSSPALTRELVVIGDRGGRVVAVRRDSGRVAWVREVRGAVDSSPVVAGETVWVGADDGRLRALRLQDGAVLWSYELGAAIAGSVAVSDGWLYVSDASGAVHGFCESSPHSR comes from the coding sequence ATGTACCGGCTTCATTCGTGGGGCGCTGCGCTGCTGAGCATTTGCGCCGTCGATGCGGTGGGGGCGAATGACTGGCCGATCCACCGTGGCGACGCGGCGCTGCGGGGTGTTGCGGCAGCTCCGCTCTCCGCCCCGCTTCGCCGCGTCTGGAGTGCGAGGGTCGGCGCGGCGCCCAACTCGTCGCCCGTGGTTGCGGGGGGGCGCGTGTACATCGGCAGCCTGTCGAACGCTCTGGTGGCGCTGGACCGAAGGACAGGGGAACGGCTGTGGACTGCGCCGACGGAGGGCGCGGCCGATGCGCCACCCCTCGCGTTTGGCGATATCGTCGCGGTGGGCACGGACGAGGGGGGGCTGTTCGCGGTGCGCCAAGCCGATGGTCGGCAGCTTTGGCGTCACCGTGGTCAGGGGCGCATTGCAGGTTCTGCGAATGCGGCGCGCGTGGACGGCGGCTGGCGCGTATTGGTCGGCTCATACGACGCCACGCTGCACTGTCTGGACGGCTCCAGTGGCCGCTCGCTCTGGAAGTTTTCCGCAGAGGGTTACCTCCATGCGACGCCCGCGCTCGCCGACGCGGACGTGTGGGTCGGCAGCTGCGACGGCCGGTTGTACATCTTGTCGCTCTCGAACGGCGCCGTGCGTTCGGTGGTGGAGGCTGGCAGCTACGTGGCGGCCTCGCCGGCGGTGGACGGAGGCTTGGTGGTGGTCGCCACGCACGCCGCGGAACTGTTGGGGATTGACACGGCGTCGGGGGAGGTCCGATGGCGCCTGACCGACACGAACGCGACGGCGTTTGTGTCGAGCCCAGCGCTGACGCGCGAACTGGTGGTGATCGGAGATCGCGGCGGACGTGTGGTCGCGGTGCGGCGAGACAGTGGCCGGGTCGCATGGGTTCGCGAGGTGCGCGGCGCGGTGGACAGTTCGCCGGTGGTCGCGGGCGAGACGGTCTGGGTGGGGGCCGACGACGGACGGCTGCGGGCGCTGCGGCTGCAAGACGGCGCCGTGCTCTGGAGCTACGAGTTGGGGGCGGCGATTGCGGGATCGGTGGCGGTCTCGGACGGCTGGCTGTACGTGTCGGACGCGTCGGGCGCGGTGCACGGTTTTTGCGAGTCGTCGCCGCATTCTCGGTGA
- a CDS encoding sodium/solute symporter (Members of the Solute:Sodium Symporter (SSS), TC 2.A.21 as described in tcdb.org, catalyze solute:Na+ symport. Known solutes for members of the family include sugars, amino acids, nucleosides, inositols, vitamins, urea or anions, depending on the system.), giving the protein MGLSGWDWMVAAAFYAVVIGVSLWKSARRPDSADYFLAGRALPWWLIGISIVAANISTEQFVGMAGQGAGGVGLAVSNWQLMGSVAVVLIAWTLLPRFLRAGIYTMPEFLEYRYNAAARSLMAVLTVVVYVGVLLTAVLYSGALTLRAIFGIPLQRGAWMVAAVAALYTSWGGLRAVAWADLFQGIALLLGGILVFGLGLRACGGWAALVAAQGGRLHMVLPAEHAGLPWTGVVGGMWIVELYYCGLNQFIVQRNLAARSLRDGQLGVIFAGALWLLVPFAIVMPGIMAQHLYGTELLRPDDAFPTLIRRLVPAGLRGFMLAAIAGAVVSSLASMLNSAATIVTMDVYQRWFDPDAPPGRLVAIGRVLTLTFVALGAMLAPRLDDPRWGGVFQFIQQFQGYIWPGVVAVFVAGFLVPHAPPAAGVAGLLAGPLFYGVFQRWAPNLHFLVQVAVAFQLDLLLIGLITLWAPLREPRMLPERRPLEAHTSPLVFAAGAAVLAAVGGFYVAFW; this is encoded by the coding sequence ATGGGGCTGAGCGGATGGGACTGGATGGTGGCCGCTGCGTTTTACGCGGTGGTGATCGGTGTCAGTTTGTGGAAAAGCGCACGGCGGCCGGACAGCGCGGACTATTTTCTGGCCGGCCGGGCGCTGCCGTGGTGGCTGATCGGCATTTCGATAGTTGCCGCGAACATTTCGACCGAGCAGTTCGTCGGCATGGCGGGCCAGGGGGCGGGCGGCGTTGGGTTGGCGGTGAGCAACTGGCAGCTGATGGGGTCGGTCGCAGTCGTGTTGATTGCCTGGACGTTGCTGCCGAGGTTTCTGCGCGCGGGCATTTACACGATGCCGGAGTTCTTGGAGTACCGGTACAACGCGGCGGCGCGCTCGCTGATGGCGGTGCTGACGGTGGTGGTGTACGTCGGTGTGCTGCTCACCGCGGTGTTGTACTCGGGTGCACTGACGCTGCGCGCGATTTTCGGGATCCCGCTCCAGCGGGGAGCATGGATGGTGGCGGCGGTCGCGGCGCTGTACACGAGCTGGGGCGGTCTGCGAGCGGTGGCGTGGGCGGATCTGTTTCAGGGGATTGCGCTGTTGCTCGGCGGAATCTTGGTGTTTGGGCTGGGGCTGCGCGCCTGCGGGGGATGGGCGGCGCTGGTGGCGGCCCAGGGGGGGCGGCTGCACATGGTGTTGCCGGCGGAGCACGCAGGGCTGCCATGGACCGGGGTGGTGGGAGGGATGTGGATCGTCGAACTGTACTACTGCGGACTGAACCAGTTCATCGTGCAGCGCAACCTCGCGGCGCGTTCGTTGCGCGATGGGCAGTTGGGCGTGATTTTCGCGGGCGCACTGTGGCTGCTGGTGCCGTTCGCCATCGTGATGCCCGGGATCATGGCGCAGCACCTGTACGGGACGGAACTGTTACGGCCGGATGACGCGTTCCCAACGCTCATCCGTCGGCTCGTTCCAGCGGGGCTGCGCGGCTTCATGCTGGCGGCGATTGCGGGCGCGGTCGTGAGCTCGCTGGCGTCGATGCTGAACTCCGCCGCGACGATCGTGACGATGGATGTGTATCAGCGCTGGTTCGATCCGGACGCGCCGCCAGGCCGGCTGGTGGCGATCGGCCGCGTGCTGACGCTCACGTTTGTCGCGCTGGGCGCAATGCTGGCGCCCCGCCTGGACGACCCCCGCTGGGGTGGGGTGTTTCAGTTCATTCAGCAGTTTCAGGGGTACATCTGGCCGGGCGTGGTCGCGGTGTTCGTGGCGGGGTTCCTTGTGCCGCACGCGCCGCCGGCGGCCGGTGTGGCGGGGCTGCTGGCCGGGCCGCTGTTCTACGGCGTGTTCCAACGGTGGGCGCCGAATCTGCATTTTCTGGTCCAGGTTGCAGTGGCGTTTCAGTTGGATCTGCTCCTGATCGGCCTGATCACGTTGTGGGCTCCGCTACGCGAACCGCGCATGCTGCCGGAGCGGCGGCCGCTCGAGGCGCACACCTCGCCGCTGGTGTTCGCGGCAGGGGCCGCGGTACTGGCGGCGGTGGGCGGCTTCTATGTAGCGTTCTGGTGA
- a CDS encoding cysteine desulfurase, protein MSSPRCCSCTAGPPGRPRWDVEAARRDFPVLQQTVRGRPLVYLDNAATSQKPAEVIQAVCEYYGTCNANVHRAFHFLAEEATRRYEDVRRRAAAFFGAGSPREVVFTRGTTESINLVAWGWGRKHLRPDDAIVLTEMEHHSNLVPWQMVAAATGARLRFVPVLGDGTLDLAALDQHLADGRARIVAVTHASNVLGTVNPVAEIARRAHRAGALCLVDGAQSAPHLPISVRDLECDFYVCSGHKMYGPTGVGLLIGRAALLEAMDPFMGGGEMIDRVELERSTWAEVPHKFEAGTPNISAVIGLGAAIAYLERTDRDAITAWEADLTQQAIRTLSGMPGVHVFGSAAERLGVISFSVDGVHPHDLAQFLDGEGIAVRAGHLCCQPLMRRLGVVAVTRASLALYNTPLDIERLGAAIVRARAYFCRGA, encoded by the coding sequence ATGAGCAGTCCGCGCTGTTGCAGTTGCACCGCCGGGCCTCCCGGACGGCCCCGCTGGGATGTCGAGGCGGCGCGGCGCGACTTTCCGGTGCTGCAGCAGACGGTGCGGGGCCGCCCGCTGGTTTATCTCGACAACGCGGCGACCAGCCAGAAGCCGGCCGAGGTCATTCAAGCGGTCTGTGAGTATTACGGTACCTGCAACGCGAACGTCCACCGCGCCTTTCACTTTCTTGCGGAGGAGGCGACCCGCCGGTACGAGGATGTGCGCCGCCGGGCGGCGGCGTTTTTCGGCGCGGGATCCCCGCGCGAGGTGGTGTTCACCCGCGGCACCACCGAAAGCATCAACCTCGTCGCATGGGGCTGGGGGCGCAAGCACCTGCGGCCGGACGACGCGATTGTCCTCACTGAGATGGAGCATCACAGCAACCTTGTGCCCTGGCAGATGGTCGCTGCGGCGACCGGCGCCCGGTTGCGGTTCGTACCGGTGCTCGGCGACGGCACGCTGGATCTCGCCGCCCTCGACCAGCATCTTGCCGACGGCCGGGCGCGGATTGTCGCGGTGACGCACGCCTCCAATGTGCTAGGGACCGTGAATCCGGTGGCCGAGATCGCCCGTCGCGCGCATCGCGCCGGCGCGCTCTGTCTGGTGGATGGCGCGCAGAGTGCTCCCCATCTGCCGATCTCGGTGCGGGATCTCGAGTGCGACTTCTACGTGTGTTCCGGCCACAAGATGTACGGGCCGACGGGGGTCGGACTGCTGATCGGCCGCGCCGCGCTGCTCGAGGCGATGGACCCGTTCATGGGCGGTGGGGAAATGATCGACCGCGTGGAGCTCGAGCGCTCCACCTGGGCGGAGGTGCCCCACAAGTTCGAGGCCGGAACACCGAACATCTCCGCCGTGATCGGTCTGGGCGCGGCCATCGCCTATCTCGAGCGCACGGACCGCGACGCGATCACCGCCTGGGAGGCCGACCTCACCCAGCAGGCGATCCGGACGCTGAGCGGGATGCCGGGCGTCCATGTCTTTGGCTCCGCCGCGGAGCGCCTCGGCGTGATTTCATTCTCGGTGGACGGCGTCCATCCGCATGACCTGGCCCAGTTTCTCGACGGCGAGGGCATCGCGGTCCGGGCCGGTCATCTGTGCTGTCAGCCTCTCATGCGGCGACTCGGCGTAGTCGCCGTCACCCGAGCGAGCCTCGCGTTATACAACACCCCCCTCGACATTGAACGTCTGGGAGCGGCAATCGTCCGCGCCCGCGCATATTTCTGCCGTGGAGCTTGA
- the ilvB gene encoding biosynthetic-type acetolactate synthase large subunit, translated as MIAQPSDGAQALIRCLENEGVEYIFGYSGGAAIPIFDAIVTTKTKIRLILVRHEQGAAHMADGYARATGKPGVVLVTSGPGATNTITGIMTAHMDSVPIIVISGQQIRSMIGKDAFQEADIFGITMPIVKHSYLVKETNDIPRVVREAFYICSTGRPGPVIIDIPKDVSAGPFSGDLHPPMDLPGYCPPGDHVDEGVIQQIAEALSKSRRPVLLAGHGVLIAGATAELRMLAETLQAPVVTTLLGKGAFPESHRLSLGWMGMHGTAYANKAVVECDLIMSIGSRYDDRIVGQPSRFCRNATRIHIDVDPAEMDKMIPCHIHCVADARVALRALLPHVSRLPTEEWLAHLDEYKRRYPLHYKRKGGLKMQHVIDEAWKLTGGRAIVVTDVGQHQMWAAQFYRTDYPNNFLSSGGAGTMGYALPAAIGAQFGRPGELVLVFCGDGGFQMTMYELATAALHRLPLKIILLNNHYLGMVRQWQELFYDDRRCGVDLEGNPDFVRLATAYQGVRAWNLRRAGDVRRVLARAFAYNDGPCLINAEVEKTDNVFPMVPAGKALEDMIIERPRHRMEKPTGST; from the coding sequence ATGATAGCTCAACCATCGGACGGTGCGCAGGCGTTGATTCGATGCCTCGAAAACGAGGGCGTCGAATACATCTTCGGTTACTCAGGTGGGGCGGCCATCCCGATTTTCGACGCGATCGTCACCACGAAGACGAAGATCCGGCTAATACTCGTGCGCCATGAGCAGGGAGCCGCGCACATGGCCGACGGATATGCGCGGGCGACCGGCAAACCCGGCGTGGTGCTGGTGACCAGCGGGCCGGGCGCGACGAACACCATCACCGGCATCATGACCGCGCACATGGACTCGGTTCCGATCATCGTCATCAGCGGTCAGCAGATCCGTTCGATGATCGGGAAGGATGCCTTTCAGGAGGCGGACATTTTCGGCATCACGATGCCGATTGTGAAGCACAGTTACCTGGTGAAGGAGACCAATGACATTCCGCGGGTCGTGCGGGAGGCGTTCTACATCTGCAGCACGGGCCGCCCTGGTCCGGTAATCATCGACATTCCGAAGGATGTTTCGGCGGGGCCGTTCTCGGGCGATCTGCACCCGCCGATGGATCTGCCGGGCTACTGCCCGCCGGGCGACCACGTGGACGAGGGGGTGATTCAGCAGATTGCGGAGGCGCTGAGCAAGTCCCGGCGGCCGGTGCTGCTGGCCGGCCACGGCGTGTTGATCGCGGGCGCGACCGCGGAGCTGCGGATGCTCGCAGAAACCCTGCAGGCGCCGGTGGTCACCACGCTGCTGGGCAAGGGCGCCTTTCCGGAGTCGCACCGGCTTTCGCTCGGCTGGATGGGCATGCACGGCACCGCGTACGCGAACAAGGCGGTGGTGGAGTGCGATCTAATCATGTCCATCGGTTCCCGCTATGACGACCGCATCGTCGGGCAACCGTCCCGCTTCTGCCGCAACGCGACGCGGATTCACATCGACGTGGATCCGGCCGAGATGGACAAGATGATCCCCTGCCACATTCACTGTGTCGCGGATGCGCGGGTGGCGCTACGAGCGCTGTTGCCCCACGTCAGCCGCCTGCCCACGGAGGAGTGGCTGGCGCACCTGGACGAATACAAGCGCCGCTACCCGCTGCACTACAAGCGCAAGGGCGGCCTGAAGATGCAGCACGTGATTGACGAAGCCTGGAAGCTGACCGGTGGCCGCGCGATCGTCGTCACCGACGTCGGTCAGCATCAGATGTGGGCTGCGCAGTTCTACCGTACCGACTACCCGAACAATTTTCTGTCCTCCGGCGGCGCCGGAACGATGGGATACGCGCTGCCGGCCGCGATCGGTGCACAGTTTGGCCGGCCCGGCGAACTGGTGCTGGTGTTCTGCGGCGACGGCGGCTTCCAGATGACGATGTACGAACTGGCGACTGCCGCGCTGCACCGACTGCCGCTGAAGATCATCCTGTTGAACAATCACTATCTCGGCATGGTCCGCCAATGGCAGGAACTTTTCTATGACGACCGACGCTGCGGGGTGGACCTCGAGGGCAATCCGGACTTCGTGCGGCTCGCGACCGCCTATCAGGGTGTGCGCGCGTGGAACCTGCGGCGCGCGGGCGACGTCCGACGCGTGCTGGCCCGCGCGTTCGCGTACAACGACGGTCCGTGCCTCATCAACGCGGAGGTGGAAAAGACCGACAACGTCTTTCCGATGGTGCCGGCCGGCAAAGCGCTCGAAGACATGATCATCGAGCGGCCCCGCCACCGCATGGAGAAGCCGACCGGCTCGACCTGA
- a CDS encoding lysophospholipid acyltransferase family protein, translating to MSDLPRESSPFELRAAFRDPFRQRLFDLMRGSLERFLQLDQLDRLYRATVSAAGREDFLEAAMRAVGVRAELLEDDRRRIPAEGPAMVVANHPLGGVDALVLLVLFRRIRPDVKLLSNYLLQRIPEMHQYAIFVDPYGGSEAARANLRPMKECVRWLRDGHVLIVFPSGDVSRLKLLEARVTDPPWNATVATMIRMARCPVLPVFVEGRNSAWFQALGLLHPRVRTAMLPREFIRKRGHTIGVRVGSLIPFARLEPLADDDLVAYLRLRTYVLRGRSETRGGAAPPPTPVAPPLHPETIAQDVMLLPPDACLLEADKLAVYCAPADRIPNLLHEIGRLREITFRAAGEGTGRDIDLDRFDAHYLHLFLWNRATRELIGAYRIGPTDLILPRFGKKGLYTSTLFRYSRRLLDTMGPALELGRSFVRPEYQRTYSPLLLLWKGIGRFILREPRYRHLFGPVSINNEYNSLSRQMMVQFLRANRLDTRWARHVRPRHPPRVLPLRERWNPELFRRVVRDTDDIAELIADIERDQKGIPVLLKQYLKLGGRLLGFNVDPNFSDVLDGLIWVDLLEVDPKILVRFLGETDAARFLAFHGRRLPESTPSA from the coding sequence ATGAGCGACCTCCCCCGGGAAAGCTCCCCGTTCGAGTTGCGCGCCGCGTTTCGTGACCCCTTCCGGCAGCGGCTGTTCGATCTGATGCGCGGCTCGCTCGAGCGGTTTCTGCAGCTCGACCAGCTCGACCGCCTGTACCGTGCGACGGTTTCGGCCGCGGGTCGGGAGGACTTTCTGGAAGCCGCGATGAGGGCGGTCGGCGTGCGCGCGGAGCTCTTGGAGGACGATCGCCGCCGCATCCCCGCCGAGGGCCCCGCGATGGTGGTTGCGAACCACCCGCTGGGCGGGGTGGATGCGCTGGTGCTACTGGTGCTGTTCCGCCGCATTCGTCCGGACGTTAAGCTGCTCAGCAACTATCTGCTGCAGCGGATTCCCGAAATGCACCAGTACGCGATCTTTGTGGATCCCTACGGCGGCTCCGAGGCCGCGCGCGCGAATCTGCGGCCGATGAAGGAGTGCGTCCGCTGGCTGCGGGACGGTCACGTGCTGATCGTCTTCCCGTCGGGCGACGTGTCGCGCTTGAAGCTGCTCGAGGCGCGGGTGACGGATCCCCCCTGGAACGCGACCGTCGCAACCATGATCCGGATGGCCCGCTGTCCCGTGCTGCCGGTGTTCGTGGAGGGCCGCAACAGTGCCTGGTTCCAGGCGCTCGGCCTGCTGCATCCGCGGGTTCGTACCGCAATGCTGCCGCGCGAGTTTATCCGCAAGCGAGGGCACACGATCGGCGTTCGGGTTGGTTCGCTGATCCCGTTCGCGCGGCTGGAGCCGTTGGCCGACGACGATCTCGTCGCCTACCTGCGGCTTCGCACCTATGTGCTGCGCGGCCGCAGCGAAACGCGCGGCGGGGCCGCGCCGCCCCCCACCCCGGTCGCCCCCCCGCTGCACCCCGAGACCATCGCGCAGGACGTGATGCTGCTGCCACCCGATGCGTGCCTGCTGGAGGCGGACAAGCTCGCAGTCTACTGCGCGCCCGCGGACCGCATTCCCAACCTTCTGCATGAGATCGGCCGTCTCCGTGAGATCACCTTCCGCGCTGCCGGCGAGGGGACCGGCCGCGACATTGATCTGGACCGCTTTGATGCCCACTACCTGCATCTCTTCCTTTGGAATCGTGCCACGCGGGAGCTGATCGGCGCCTATCGCATCGGCCCCACCGACCTGATCCTGCCACGGTTCGGCAAAAAGGGCCTTTACACCAGCACGCTGTTCCGCTACTCCCGCCGCCTGCTCGACACGATGGGGCCGGCGCTGGAACTGGGTCGCTCGTTCGTGCGGCCCGAGTATCAGCGCACATACTCGCCGCTTCTGCTGCTCTGGAAGGGCATCGGCCGATTCATCCTCCGCGAACCCCGCTACCGGCATCTCTTCGGGCCGGTCAGCATCAACAACGAGTACAATTCCCTTTCACGGCAGATGATGGTGCAGTTTCTTCGCGCCAACCGTCTGGACACCCGCTGGGCACGCCACGTGCGCCCGCGTCATCCTCCTCGCGTCCTGCCGCTGCGCGAACGGTGGAACCCCGAGCTGTTCCGCCGGGTGGTGCGCGACACCGACGACATCGCGGAACTGATCGCCGACATTGAGCGGGACCAGAAGGGCATCCCGGTGCTGCTGAAACAGTACCTCAAGCTCGGCGGCCGCCTGCTCGGGTTCAACGTGGATCCGAACTTCAGCGATGTGCTCGACGGTCTGATCTGGGTGGATCTGCTCGAGGTGGACCCGAAGATTCTGGTCCGGTTCCTCGGCGAGACGGACGCGGCGCGCTTTCTCGCCTTCCATGGCCGCCGACTGCCCGAGAGCACGCCGTCGGCCTGA